A part of Alkalispirochaeta americana genomic DNA contains:
- a CDS encoding Dps family protein — protein MMAQTQFDKATTEAVGRKLSTLLADLHIYYGHLHALHWNIEGPQFFTVHKELQSMYEGVAEFIDDTAERILMLGNRPATTLKEYLETTSMEELPSRKYTAEETAQVVLKDLAHFIGQVRGLIETAGEHNDEVTADFGVGMLQEFEKQNWFWSAFSN, from the coding sequence ATGATGGCACAGACACAGTTTGATAAAGCAACCACCGAGGCAGTAGGACGGAAATTGAGCACCCTCCTGGCAGATCTGCACATTTACTACGGACACCTCCACGCATTGCACTGGAACATTGAGGGACCGCAGTTCTTCACCGTTCACAAGGAACTGCAGAGCATGTACGAGGGTGTGGCCGAGTTCATTGATGACACGGCAGAGCGCATTCTCATGTTGGGAAACCGCCCCGCCACAACGCTCAAGGAGTATCTTGAGACCACCTCCATGGAGGAACTGCCCAGCCGCAAGTACACCGCCGAAGAGACCGCCCAGGTTGTGCTCAAGGATCTGGCTCATTTCATCGGCCAGGTGCGGGGTCTGATCGAGACCGCCGGTGAGCATAACGACGAGGTGACAGCTGATTTTGGAGTAGGAATGCTCCAGGAGTTCGAGAAGCAGAACTGGTTCTGGAGCGCCTTCTCCAACTAA
- a CDS encoding tetratricopeptide repeat protein, with protein sequence MDQILPTAYFQKLVARGAFSQALAELSRVVLDEPKRADAWCYLGICYTETGHQKEAIGALTTAWALGSSSYEVPEALGCAYLRRRDLDAAEEWFLRALQEIARDQKPLTRQGPDPGRLSSDEARAGRGSILRNLAMTRIYRGDLEDAQFLLEEALEATPEDVLSLHALSALQMQLKNTEGARKNLETILAAPAAPRWLQTVAERNYATLLVGWPATS encoded by the coding sequence ATGGATCAAATACTTCCCACAGCTTATTTTCAGAAGCTTGTCGCTCGAGGAGCTTTTTCGCAGGCCCTTGCGGAACTCTCCCGAGTTGTTCTGGACGAACCGAAGCGCGCCGATGCCTGGTGTTACCTGGGAATCTGTTATACCGAAACAGGCCATCAGAAGGAGGCTATTGGAGCCCTCACAACAGCCTGGGCCCTGGGGAGCTCTTCCTATGAGGTGCCCGAGGCCCTGGGATGCGCCTACCTCCGCCGACGTGATCTCGATGCCGCCGAGGAGTGGTTTCTGCGGGCACTTCAGGAAATCGCCCGGGATCAGAAGCCTCTCACCCGGCAGGGGCCGGATCCGGGAAGACTATCCTCTGACGAAGCGCGGGCCGGCAGGGGCTCCATTCTTCGAAATCTTGCCATGACCAGAATTTACCGGGGTGATCTTGAGGACGCCCAGTTTCTGCTGGAGGAAGCCCTGGAGGCAACTCCCGAGGATGTGTTGTCTCTTCATGCGCTCTCGGCGCTTCAGATGCAACTGAAGAACACCGAAGGCGCCCGAAAAAATCTTGAGACGATTCTTGCGGCCCCCGCAGCGCCCCGCTGGCTGCAGACGGTGGCCGAGAGGAACTACGCCACCCTTTTGGTGGGGTGGCCGGCAACATCCTAG
- a CDS encoding citrate/2-methylcitrate synthase, which produces MEQTLDDITRIVLEAKERAYRETNNEPEPNMTSSVDWPINCTVGPGLEGAIACETQIGYVNGAKGWLIYRGYDIFDLCAHSSFEETSFLLLHGKLPTATELETFSKTLRRRMFIPKTQRLLLSFPVESMNPMAALRLGTNLMRQKQTYQDHLPGTPAEAPLHSDDDSIAMETVPEGKKNPVFQFLTRFFRPVPTVEPTDLVSSDETESCYNLIAGVASVAAAIGRVREGRIPLEPLPDLSFAGNYLYMLTGRRPTPLEERIMDICLILHADHGMNASTFASMVVASTLSDIYLAIGAGISALSGPLHGGANVEVVNMLERIGKPSSVKKWYRTAVEQKRKVMGFGHRVYKAYDPRARILGPLAGMLATENPELKTMYQTALALEQEVISHLGASKKVFPNVDFFSGIVYRSMGIPSDLYTTIFAVSRVSGWCARVMEYIENNRIFRPRALYTGRFDEKYTPLQDRS; this is translated from the coding sequence ATGGAACAAACGCTGGATGACATTACCCGAATCGTGCTGGAGGCAAAAGAGCGTGCCTACCGGGAGACAAATAACGAACCTGAACCGAACATGACCTCCTCAGTGGATTGGCCCATCAATTGCACCGTCGGGCCGGGCCTGGAGGGTGCGATCGCCTGCGAGACCCAGATTGGATACGTCAACGGTGCCAAAGGGTGGCTCATCTACCGGGGCTACGATATTTTTGATCTCTGCGCGCACTCTTCTTTCGAGGAAACCTCCTTTCTGCTCCTCCACGGGAAGCTTCCCACGGCAACGGAGCTGGAGACGTTCTCAAAAACCCTGCGGCGTCGCATGTTCATCCCCAAAACCCAGCGTCTGCTCCTGAGCTTTCCTGTGGAAAGCATGAATCCCATGGCTGCCCTGCGTCTGGGCACCAACCTGATGCGGCAAAAACAGACCTACCAGGATCACCTTCCGGGAACTCCTGCAGAGGCCCCCCTGCACAGTGACGACGACTCCATTGCCATGGAAACAGTCCCCGAGGGGAAGAAAAACCCGGTTTTCCAGTTTCTGACGCGGTTTTTCCGTCCCGTTCCCACGGTGGAGCCCACCGACCTGGTCAGCTCCGACGAAACCGAAAGCTGTTATAACCTCATTGCCGGTGTAGCCAGCGTGGCTGCCGCGATCGGCCGGGTCCGGGAGGGGCGGATACCCCTGGAACCCTTGCCCGACTTGAGCTTCGCCGGGAACTACCTCTATATGCTCACCGGGCGCCGTCCCACGCCCCTGGAAGAGCGGATCATGGATATCTGCCTGATCCTCCACGCCGACCACGGCATGAACGCCAGTACCTTCGCCTCCATGGTGGTGGCCTCCACCCTCTCGGATATTTATCTGGCCATCGGGGCGGGAATCTCTGCTCTCAGCGGGCCGCTCCACGGCGGCGCCAACGTGGAAGTGGTGAATATGCTGGAGCGCATCGGCAAGCCCTCGTCGGTAAAAAAATGGTACCGCACGGCGGTGGAACAGAAACGGAAAGTCATGGGTTTTGGTCACCGGGTCTACAAAGCCTACGATCCCCGGGCTCGCATTCTGGGGCCTTTGGCGGGCATGCTGGCCACGGAGAACCCCGAGCTCAAGACGATGTACCAGACCGCCCTTGCCCTGGAGCAGGAAGTGATCTCCCACCTGGGTGCCAGCAAGAAGGTTTTTCCCAACGTGGATTTCTTTTCGGGAATCGTCTATCGCAGCATGGGCATCCCCTCGGACCTGTACACCACCATCTTTGCGGTTTCCCGCGTCTCCGGGTGGTGTGCCCGGGTGATGGAGTACATCGAAAACAACCGGATCTTCCGGCCCCGGGCACTCTACACAGGCCGATTCGACGAGAAATACACTCCTCTTCAGGACCGCTCCTGA